The Vitis riparia cultivar Riparia Gloire de Montpellier isolate 1030 chromosome 10, EGFV_Vit.rip_1.0, whole genome shotgun sequence genome includes a region encoding these proteins:
- the LOC117923516 gene encoding acetyl-CoA acetyltransferase, cytosolic 1 isoform X2 — translation MAPHDSIKPRDVCIVGVARTPMGGFLGSLSSLSATKLGSIAIRGALRRANIDPSLVQEVFFGNVLSANLGQAPARQAALGAGIPNSVVCTTINKVCASGMKAIMFAAQSIQLGVNDVVVAGGMESMSNAPKYLVYARNGSRLGHDTIVDGMIKDGLWDVYNDFGMGICAEICADQHTITREEQDSYSIQSFERGISAQNNGAFAWEIIPVEVSGGRGKPSTLVDKDEGLGKFDAAKLRKLRPSFKDGGSVTAGNASSISDGAAALVLVSGKKAVELRLQVIAKIAGYGDAAQAPELFTTTPALAIPKAISNAGLKASQIDYYEINEAFAVVALANQKLLGLDPEKVNVHGGAVSLGHPIGCSGARILVTLLGILRQKNGKYGVGGICNGGGGASALVLELMKND, via the exons ATGGCTCCTCATGATTCAATCAAACCTCGAG ATGTTTGCATCGTGGGCGTTGCGCGGACCCCTATGGGCGGCTTTCTTGGTTCCCTTTCGTCTTTATCAGCCACCAAGCTTGGCTCCATAGCTATTCGGG GTGCTCTTAGAAGGGCAAATATTGATCCATCGCTGGTCCAAGAGGTGTTCTTTGGGAACGTTCTGAGTGCAAATTTGGGGCAAGCTCCGGCAAGACAGGCGGCGTTGGGTGCGGGCATACCGAATTCAGTGGTGTGCACCACTATTAACAAAGTCTGTGCTTCAGGGATGAAAG CTATAATGTTTGCTGCACAGTCTATCCAATTGGGTGTCAATGATGTAGTTGTGGCTGGTGGCATGGAAAGTATGTCTAATGCGCCTAAATACCTAGTATATGCAAG GAACGGATCTCGATTAGGGCATGATACTATTGTTGATGGTATGATCAAGGATGGGCTCTGGGATGTTTACAATGATTTCGGAATGGGAATTTGTGCAGAAATATGTGCTGATCAGCATACGATAACAAGAGAAGAACAG GATTCTTACTCTATCCAGAGTTTTGAGCGTGGTATTTCTGCACAAAATAATGGTGCCTTTGCATGGGAAATAATTCCG GTTGAAGTATCTGGAGGGAGAGGAAAACCATCTACACTTGTTGATAAGGATGAAGGTCTAGGAAAG TTTGATGCTGCAAAACTAAGGAAACTTCGACCAAGTTTCAAGGATGGGGGTTCAGTTACTGCAGGGAATGCTTCTAGCATAAG TGATGGTGCGGCTGCATTAGTGCTAGTGAGTGGTAAGAAGGCAGTTGAGCTTAGACTCCAAGTGATTGCTAAGATTGCAGGATATGGTGATGCTGCTCAG GCACCTGAGTTGTTTACAACTACCCCAGCCCTTGCAATACCAAAAGCTATTTCTAATGCTGGCCTGAAGGCTTCTCAAATTGATTACTATGAAATAAACGAGGCTTTCGCT GTTGTAGCTCTTGCCAATCAAAAGTTGCTTGGTCTTGATCCT GAAAAGGTCAATGTTCATGGTGGAGCTGTATCTTTGGGACATCCAATAGGTTGCAGTGGTGCTCGTATCTTGGTCACATTGTTAGGG ATACTAAGACAGAAGAATGGGAAGTATGGAGTTGGTGGTATCTGCAATGGTGGAGGAGGAGCATCTGCCCTTGTTCTAGAGCTCAT GAAGAACGACTGA
- the LOC117923516 gene encoding acetyl-CoA acetyltransferase, cytosolic 1 isoform X1, with the protein MAPHDSIKPRDVCIVGVARTPMGGFLGSLSSLSATKLGSIAIRGALRRANIDPSLVQEVFFGNVLSANLGQAPARQAALGAGIPNSVVCTTINKVCASGMKAIMFAAQSIQLGVNDVVVAGGMESMSNAPKYLVYARNGSRLGHDTIVDGMIKDGLWDVYNDFGMGICAEICADQHTITREEQDSYSIQSFERGISAQNNGAFAWEIIPVEVSGGRGKPSTLVDKDEGLGKFDAAKLRKLRPSFKDGGSVTAGNASSISDGAAALVLVSGKKAVELRLQVIAKIAGYGDAAQAPELFTTTPALAIPKAISNAGLKASQIDYYEINEAFAVVALANQKLLGLDPEKVNVHGGAVSLGHPIGCSGARILVTLLGILRQKNGKYGVGGICNGGGGASALVLELMPVATLGHSKL; encoded by the exons ATGGCTCCTCATGATTCAATCAAACCTCGAG ATGTTTGCATCGTGGGCGTTGCGCGGACCCCTATGGGCGGCTTTCTTGGTTCCCTTTCGTCTTTATCAGCCACCAAGCTTGGCTCCATAGCTATTCGGG GTGCTCTTAGAAGGGCAAATATTGATCCATCGCTGGTCCAAGAGGTGTTCTTTGGGAACGTTCTGAGTGCAAATTTGGGGCAAGCTCCGGCAAGACAGGCGGCGTTGGGTGCGGGCATACCGAATTCAGTGGTGTGCACCACTATTAACAAAGTCTGTGCTTCAGGGATGAAAG CTATAATGTTTGCTGCACAGTCTATCCAATTGGGTGTCAATGATGTAGTTGTGGCTGGTGGCATGGAAAGTATGTCTAATGCGCCTAAATACCTAGTATATGCAAG GAACGGATCTCGATTAGGGCATGATACTATTGTTGATGGTATGATCAAGGATGGGCTCTGGGATGTTTACAATGATTTCGGAATGGGAATTTGTGCAGAAATATGTGCTGATCAGCATACGATAACAAGAGAAGAACAG GATTCTTACTCTATCCAGAGTTTTGAGCGTGGTATTTCTGCACAAAATAATGGTGCCTTTGCATGGGAAATAATTCCG GTTGAAGTATCTGGAGGGAGAGGAAAACCATCTACACTTGTTGATAAGGATGAAGGTCTAGGAAAG TTTGATGCTGCAAAACTAAGGAAACTTCGACCAAGTTTCAAGGATGGGGGTTCAGTTACTGCAGGGAATGCTTCTAGCATAAG TGATGGTGCGGCTGCATTAGTGCTAGTGAGTGGTAAGAAGGCAGTTGAGCTTAGACTCCAAGTGATTGCTAAGATTGCAGGATATGGTGATGCTGCTCAG GCACCTGAGTTGTTTACAACTACCCCAGCCCTTGCAATACCAAAAGCTATTTCTAATGCTGGCCTGAAGGCTTCTCAAATTGATTACTATGAAATAAACGAGGCTTTCGCT GTTGTAGCTCTTGCCAATCAAAAGTTGCTTGGTCTTGATCCT GAAAAGGTCAATGTTCATGGTGGAGCTGTATCTTTGGGACATCCAATAGGTTGCAGTGGTGCTCGTATCTTGGTCACATTGTTAGGG ATACTAAGACAGAAGAATGGGAAGTATGGAGTTGGTGGTATCTGCAATGGTGGAGGAGGAGCATCTGCCCTTGTTCTAGAGCTCAT GCCAGTTGCAACGTTGGGACATTCCAAGTTATGA